A single Deinococcus betulae DNA region contains:
- a CDS encoding FAD-binding oxidoreductase, producing MRDSGKRANTTAHSPLSTDLLRRLAPRQVLTSLAERRNYRYDAIQFGETPLAVVLPENTADVVVAVKAARAAGVPIVGRGAASGLSGGAAPLRESLVISFTRMTGLRIDPVRREAHAQAGVVTLAVSDAARPHGLIYPPDPASFRTSTIGGNLAENAGGPMCFKYGVSGDYVKGLEVVDAHGEVHTLTRDAYDLAGLLIGSEGTLGLITEAALRLLPPPRFTRTLMAHFPEVGACAEAVSQAIAAGAVPSKLEFMDRACTNAVEDYLVLGLPRGAEAVLLVDTDGDDLETVEEERALVEQACVAAGGTVRRAGTDAEAAALWQARRSVSPALGRIRPQRMNEDIAVPRSALPEVVREIRALGDASPFPVVQFGHIGDGNLHPNILFDPRQDDAAAVHHLAHQIALVALRHGGVLSGEHGIGSMKRDFMTDALDPVTLDVLRDVKRTLDPADLLNPGKVLP from the coding sequence GTGAGAGACAGTGGCAAACGAGCAAACACCACTGCCCACTCACCTCTCAGCACAGACCTCCTGCGCCGCCTCGCTCCCCGTCAAGTCCTGACCTCTCTGGCCGAGCGGCGCAACTACCGCTACGACGCGATTCAGTTTGGTGAGACGCCGCTGGCCGTCGTTCTGCCCGAAAACACGGCGGATGTGGTGGTGGCCGTCAAAGCCGCGCGTGCGGCGGGGGTGCCCATCGTGGGGCGCGGCGCGGCCAGTGGCCTGTCAGGCGGGGCGGCGCCGCTGCGCGAGTCGCTGGTGATCTCATTCACCCGCATGACTGGCCTGCGCATTGACCCGGTGCGCCGCGAAGCCCACGCGCAGGCCGGCGTGGTGACCCTGGCGGTCAGTGACGCCGCGCGGCCCCACGGCCTGATCTACCCGCCCGACCCTGCGTCTTTCCGGACCAGCACCATCGGCGGCAACCTCGCCGAGAACGCGGGCGGCCCCATGTGCTTCAAGTACGGCGTAAGTGGCGACTATGTCAAAGGGCTGGAGGTGGTGGACGCGCACGGCGAGGTGCACACGCTGACCCGTGACGCTTATGACTTGGCAGGCCTCCTGATCGGTTCCGAGGGGACGCTGGGCCTGATAACCGAGGCGGCGCTGCGCCTGTTGCCGCCGCCCCGCTTCACCCGCACCCTGATGGCGCATTTCCCTGAGGTCGGTGCCTGCGCCGAGGCCGTCAGCCAGGCCATTGCGGCGGGCGCGGTGCCCAGCAAACTGGAATTTATGGACCGGGCCTGCACCAACGCCGTGGAAGACTATCTGGTCCTGGGGCTGCCGCGCGGGGCCGAGGCCGTGCTTTTGGTCGACACCGACGGCGACGACCTGGAAACGGTGGAGGAGGAAAGGGCGCTGGTCGAGCAGGCCTGTGTGGCGGCGGGCGGCACCGTGCGCCGGGCCGGAACCGATGCGGAGGCCGCTGCTCTGTGGCAGGCCCGCCGCAGCGTGTCCCCGGCGCTGGGCCGCATTCGCCCGCAGCGCATGAACGAGGACATCGCCGTGCCCCGTTCGGCCCTGCCGGAAGTGGTCCGTGAAATCCGCGCGCTGGGCGACGCCAGCCCCTTTCCAGTGGTGCAGTTTGGGCACATTGGCGACGGCAACCTGCACCCCAACATCCTGTTTGACCCCCGCCAGGACGACGCGGCGGCCGTGCACCATCTGGCCCACCAGATTGCCCTGGTGGCGCTGCGGCACGGGGGCGTGCTGAGCGGTGAACACGGCATCGGCTCCATGAAACGCGACTTCATGACCGACGCCCTGGACCCCGTGACGCTGGATGTGCTGCGCGACGTGAAACGCACCCTGGACCCGGCCGACCTCCTGAATCCCGGCAAGGTGCTGCCGTGA
- the ftsZ gene encoding cell division protein FtsZ: protein MQAARIRVIGLGGAGNNAVNRMIESGLEGVEFIAGNTDAQVLAKSHAEIRIQLGDRLTRGLGAGADPEVGEKAALEDRERIKEYLDGTDMLFITAGMGGGTGTGSAPVVAEIAREMGILTVAIVTRPFKFEGPKRLRVAEEGIGKLADRVDGMIVVNNEKLLTAVDKKVSFREAFLIADRVLYYGVKGISDVINVEGMINLDFADVRNLLANSGTVLMGIGAGRGEKVAEEAAMSAIHSPLLERGIEGARRILVNVTGSYDLSMTDANEIVEKIREATGFEEPDILFGITPDEAAGDEVRVTVIATGFNDMPVTVAGGLRSSVIDTIVKPVRGGTAYDPKDYDIPAFLRNVDRD, encoded by the coding sequence ATGCAAGCGGCCAGAATTCGCGTGATTGGCTTGGGCGGGGCCGGCAACAATGCCGTGAACCGCATGATTGAATCGGGACTGGAAGGCGTGGAGTTTATCGCCGGCAACACGGACGCGCAGGTGCTGGCCAAGAGCCACGCCGAAATCCGCATTCAGCTGGGTGACCGCCTGACGCGCGGCCTGGGGGCCGGGGCCGACCCCGAAGTGGGCGAGAAGGCCGCCCTGGAAGACCGTGAGCGCATCAAGGAATACTTAGACGGCACAGACATGCTGTTTATTACGGCGGGCATGGGCGGCGGCACCGGCACCGGCAGCGCCCCTGTGGTGGCCGAGATCGCCCGCGAGATGGGCATTCTGACGGTGGCCATCGTCACCCGGCCGTTCAAGTTTGAAGGCCCCAAGCGCCTGCGCGTGGCCGAAGAAGGCATTGGCAAACTGGCCGACCGCGTGGACGGCATGATCGTGGTCAACAACGAGAAGTTGCTGACCGCTGTGGACAAAAAGGTGTCGTTCCGCGAGGCCTTCTTGATTGCTGACCGCGTGCTGTATTACGGCGTCAAGGGCATCAGCGACGTAATTAACGTCGAGGGCATGATCAACCTCGACTTTGCCGACGTGCGCAACCTGCTGGCCAACTCCGGCACGGTCCTGATGGGCATCGGCGCCGGGCGCGGCGAGAAGGTCGCGGAAGAGGCCGCCATGAGCGCCATCCACAGCCCGCTGCTGGAACGCGGCATCGAGGGGGCGCGCCGCATTCTGGTCAACGTGACGGGCAGCTATGACCTGTCCATGACCGACGCCAACGAAATTGTCGAGAAAATCCGCGAGGCCACCGGCTTCGAGGAACCCGACATCCTGTTCGGGATTACCCCAGACGAGGCGGCCGGTGACGAAGTGCGCGTGACCGTGATCGCCACGGGCTTCAACGACATGCCAGTGACGGTGGCAGGGGGCCTGCGCTCCAGCGTCATTGACACGATTGTCAAGCCGGTGCGCGGCGGCACGGCCTACGATCCCAAGGACTACGACATTCCCGCTTTCCTCCGGAACGTGGACCGCGACTAA
- a CDS encoding FAD-binding oxidoreductase — protein MPILDLSPGDQTVTVSGDTPLLEVYAALPAGLFPPFPPVELPGGVGGLVTRGGFGQIFFFAADVLGVTFRTPSGRVVRAGGRTVKNVQGYDLTRPFVGSFGLLGEALEVTLRLRPGRAAAHVVHSGPLAPTGARFTWQAPDGTHSLHFGHAGEVGAVTALPGAQPVTSPPDYTALFPDGMGMGVGGPLRDGRCGWVNGGGAPEPPALFRALAARL, from the coding sequence GTGCCCATTCTTGACCTGTCGCCGGGCGACCAGACCGTGACGGTCAGCGGGGACACACCGCTGCTGGAGGTATACGCGGCGCTGCCGGCTGGCCTGTTTCCCCCGTTTCCACCGGTCGAACTGCCGGGTGGTGTGGGCGGGCTGGTCACGCGCGGCGGCTTTGGCCAGATCTTCTTTTTTGCGGCCGACGTGCTGGGCGTGACCTTCCGGACGCCCAGTGGCCGGGTCGTGCGCGCCGGGGGCCGCACCGTCAAAAATGTGCAGGGCTACGACCTCACCCGCCCCTTTGTGGGCAGTTTCGGCCTGCTGGGCGAAGCCCTGGAAGTTACTCTGCGGCTGCGCCCTGGGCGGGCTGCCGCGCATGTCGTTCACTCTGGCCCGCTGGCGCCCACCGGGGCGAGGTTTACCTGGCAGGCGCCGGACGGCACCCACAGCCTGCACTTTGGGCATGCGGGTGAGGTCGGGGCGGTGACGGCCCTGCCCGGTGCCCAGCCCGTTACCTCCCCTCCCGACTACACCGCCCTGTTTCCTGACGGAATGGGCATGGGCGTGGGGGGGCCGCTGCGCGACGGCCGGTGTGGCTGGGTCAATGGGGGAGGAGCCCCTGAGCCGCCAGCGCTGTTCCGTGCCCTGGCCGCCCGGCTGTAG
- the cpdB gene encoding 2',3'-cyclic-nucleotide 2'-phosphodiesterase, whose amino-acid sequence MLRGVRNHLFLMTALLLGAAGAQTVDLRLLETTDLHTNALGYDYYQDKPTGEFGLEYTATLVQNARKEKRNTMLFDNGDLIQGNPLGDYVARVNPLAAGQRHPIHAAMAVLGYDAGNLGNHEFNYGLPFLENVLKGAPMPYVSANVYLEDGDGNPDNDKNAFTPYLIQRKLVYDTTGRPYYINVGILGLLPPQIMQWDKSNLEGKVTTRDMVETARKFVPQMKAQGADIVVAIAHSGISADYQPGQENAAAELTKVPGLNVVLSGHSHQEFPGPVYKSIPGADITKGTINGKPVVMAGFWGNDLGIVDLKLNFDRKTQQWTVQDGTAAIRPIWDKTAKKNLVTPDPRIAAAVKAAHEGTLAYVRGKVADLTAPINSYWALVQDDPSVQLVSNAQTAYVKAALSTTQYKDLPVLSAAAPFKAGGRSGVSYYTDIPAGTLAIKNVADLYVYPNTVQAVVVTGAQLKEWLERSAGQFKQIDPSKTEPQALVDEAFPTYNFDVIDGVTYEIDVTQPSRYNSQGQVANAGAGRIKNLQHQGQPIDPAARFVVATNNYRASGGGSFPGLNGTNIVLQAPDETREALVKYFNEQKTVNPTADGNWKLTPIPGATLLYVSSPNAQKFLPAGAQLLRTREDGFVEYTIKF is encoded by the coding sequence ATGCTAAGGGGCGTGCGTAATCACCTCTTTCTAATGACGGCCCTGCTGCTGGGTGCAGCGGGCGCGCAGACCGTTGACCTGCGGCTGCTGGAAACCACCGACCTTCACACCAACGCGCTGGGCTACGACTACTACCAGGACAAGCCCACGGGCGAGTTCGGCCTGGAGTACACCGCCACACTGGTGCAGAACGCCCGCAAGGAAAAGCGCAACACCATGCTCTTTGACAACGGCGACCTGATTCAGGGCAACCCCCTGGGTGACTACGTGGCCCGCGTGAATCCACTGGCCGCAGGTCAGCGCCACCCCATCCACGCCGCGATGGCGGTGCTGGGTTACGACGCCGGCAACCTGGGCAACCACGAATTTAACTACGGCCTGCCCTTTCTGGAAAACGTCCTGAAGGGCGCCCCCATGCCGTATGTCAGTGCCAACGTGTACCTCGAAGACGGCGACGGCAACCCCGACAACGACAAGAACGCCTTCACGCCCTACCTGATTCAGCGCAAGCTGGTGTACGACACCACTGGTCGCCCCTATTACATCAATGTGGGCATCCTGGGGCTGCTGCCGCCGCAGATTATGCAGTGGGACAAGAGCAACCTCGAAGGCAAGGTCACCACGCGCGACATGGTGGAAACAGCCCGCAAGTTCGTGCCCCAGATGAAAGCGCAGGGGGCCGACATCGTGGTGGCCATTGCCCACAGCGGCATCAGCGCCGATTATCAGCCGGGACAAGAAAACGCGGCGGCCGAACTGACCAAGGTGCCCGGCCTGAACGTGGTCCTGTCCGGCCACAGCCACCAGGAGTTTCCTGGCCCGGTCTACAAGAGCATTCCCGGCGCCGACATCACCAAGGGCACCATCAACGGCAAGCCTGTGGTCATGGCCGGATTCTGGGGCAATGACCTCGGCATCGTGGACCTGAAGCTGAACTTTGACCGCAAGACCCAGCAGTGGACCGTGCAGGACGGCACCGCCGCCATCCGCCCCATCTGGGACAAGACCGCCAAGAAGAACCTGGTGACCCCCGACCCCCGCATTGCCGCCGCCGTCAAGGCCGCCCATGAGGGCACGCTGGCCTACGTGCGCGGCAAGGTGGCCGACCTGACGGCCCCCATCAACTCCTACTGGGCGCTGGTGCAGGATGACCCCAGCGTGCAGCTGGTCAGCAACGCCCAGACCGCCTACGTCAAGGCCGCCCTGAGCACCACCCAGTACAAGGACCTGCCGGTGCTATCGGCCGCCGCGCCCTTCAAGGCGGGCGGGCGCAGCGGCGTGAGCTACTACACTGACATTCCTGCCGGCACGCTGGCCATCAAGAACGTCGCCGATCTGTACGTGTATCCCAACACAGTGCAGGCTGTGGTCGTGACCGGCGCCCAGCTCAAGGAATGGCTGGAGCGCAGCGCCGGGCAGTTCAAGCAGATCGATCCCAGCAAGACCGAGCCGCAGGCGCTGGTGGACGAAGCCTTCCCCACCTACAACTTCGACGTGATTGACGGCGTCACCTATGAGATTGACGTGACCCAGCCCAGCCGCTACAACAGCCAGGGCCAGGTGGCCAATGCGGGTGCGGGCCGAATCAAGAATCTCCAGCATCAGGGCCAGCCCATTGACCCGGCCGCGCGGTTCGTCGTGGCGACCAACAACTACCGCGCCTCGGGCGGCGGGTCGTTCCCCGGTCTGAACGGCACGAACATCGTGCTGCAAGCCCCCGACGAAACCCGCGAGGCGCTCGTCAAGTACTTCAACGAGCAGAAGACCGTGAATCCCACGGCCGACGGCAACTGGAAACTGACGCCCATTCCCGGCGCGACCCTGCTGTATGTCAGCAGCCCCAACGCCCAGAAGTTCCTGCCCGCCGGCGCGCAGCTGCTGCGCACCCGTGAAGACGGCTTCGTGGAATACACCATCAAGTTCTAA
- the ftsA gene encoding cell division protein FtsA yields the protein MKDNTIIVGLDIGTTKITTVIGEVAAGGSVDIIGEGTVPSEGMKRGSVVNLERATHAIKQSVQAAERVSGVKVESVYVSVAGNHAKAITSHGLAAIRRNQEIAQPDVDRAIENARAVPLDPNLEIIHTLPQEYVVDGQEGIKNPVGMHGVRLEVDVHIVAGTAGPLLNLRRCVQEAGLRVEGFALHALASGLATLEAAEQAQTVVVVDMGGGTTDMAVFKRGNLAHSACIPLGGEHVTADLAQILKIPMEEAENVKRRYGAALPELADQDLTLEITTSSGSTHAITAFELSRIIKPRLAEIFGLIRDEIDHTLGPVELVAQNVILTGGAALLRGAPELARDRFRLPVRVGRPRGIGGLTDIVSGPGHAGSVGLVLYGIGEDGKVPHLVYGDMAPAVTAPSTPDVPVVPAPTPEPVAATPDKPKDKVGPSLADRVRGWFKDWM from the coding sequence ATGAAAGACAACACCATCATTGTGGGCCTGGACATCGGCACCACGAAAATCACGACCGTCATCGGCGAGGTTGCTGCGGGCGGGAGTGTGGACATCATCGGCGAAGGCACCGTGCCCAGCGAGGGCATGAAGCGCGGCTCTGTGGTCAATCTGGAACGCGCCACCCACGCCATCAAACAGTCGGTGCAGGCCGCCGAGCGCGTCAGCGGGGTCAAGGTCGAGAGCGTGTATGTCTCGGTGGCGGGCAACCACGCCAAGGCGATTACCAGCCACGGCCTGGCCGCTATTCGCCGCAACCAAGAAATTGCCCAGCCTGACGTGGACCGCGCCATCGAGAATGCGCGGGCCGTGCCGCTGGACCCCAATCTGGAAATCATCCATACGCTGCCTCAGGAATACGTGGTGGACGGCCAGGAAGGCATCAAAAACCCGGTTGGCATGCACGGTGTTCGGCTGGAAGTGGACGTGCATATCGTGGCTGGTACCGCCGGACCACTGCTAAACCTGCGCCGCTGCGTGCAGGAAGCTGGCCTGCGGGTCGAGGGGTTTGCCCTGCACGCCCTGGCCAGCGGCCTGGCGACCCTGGAAGCCGCTGAGCAGGCCCAGACCGTTGTGGTCGTGGACATGGGCGGCGGCACCACCGACATGGCGGTGTTCAAGCGCGGCAACCTGGCGCACTCGGCCTGCATTCCCCTGGGCGGCGAGCACGTCACCGCCGACCTGGCGCAGATTCTCAAGATTCCCATGGAGGAAGCCGAGAACGTCAAGCGGCGGTACGGCGCGGCCCTGCCGGAACTGGCCGACCAGGACCTGACCCTCGAAATCACCACGTCCTCGGGCAGCACCCACGCCATTACGGCCTTTGAACTGTCGCGCATCATCAAGCCGCGTCTGGCCGAGATCTTCGGCCTGATTCGGGACGAGATTGATCACACTCTCGGACCGGTGGAGCTGGTGGCCCAGAACGTCATCCTGACGGGCGGCGCGGCGCTGCTGCGCGGGGCGCCCGAACTGGCGCGCGACCGTTTCCGGCTGCCGGTGCGGGTGGGCCGCCCGCGCGGTATTGGCGGCCTGACCGACATCGTCAGTGGCCCTGGCCACGCCGGCAGCGTGGGCCTCGTGCTGTACGGCATTGGAGAGGACGGCAAGGTGCCGCATCTGGTATACGGCGACATGGCCCCGGCGGTCACTGCCCCCAGCACCCCTGACGTGCCGGTGGTCCCGGCCCCCACCCCAGAGCCGGTGGCGGCCACACCCGACAAACCCAAGGACAAAGTCGGCCCTAGCCTGGCCGACCGGGTGCGCGGCTGGTTCAAAGATTGGATGTAA
- the glcF gene encoding glycolate oxidase subunit GlcF — protein MAHAVDACVHCGFCLPACPTYTLLGDEMDSPRGRIVLMKEVLEGTLPLADAAPHLDRCLGCQGCVTACPSGVPYGELITAFRGWSEPQRQRSALDRGKRWAILRALPAPRLFSLAARVGQFAKPLAPALPAALRAPLDLLPERVPALHSSPKVTRARGQQRGRVAFLVGCAQQALAPNFNAATLRVLAQNGIEVVVPDGQGCCGAAALHTGARAEALSLVRANLSAFDPGEYDAILSNAAGCGAGLKEYPAVLHGEPDEPQARAFAAKVMDVSEYLFQLLQAGDLAPPLPASRPLQVAYHDACHLAHAQGVRAAPRALLRFIPGVSVLEVPEGDLCCGSAGTYNLEQPELASQLGARKASHILSVQPDLIASGNIGCHTQIQSHVRRARSRVPVMHTVEVLDLAYRGEL, from the coding sequence ATGGCGCACGCGGTAGACGCCTGTGTTCACTGCGGGTTTTGCCTGCCGGCCTGTCCCACTTACACCCTGCTGGGCGACGAGATGGACAGCCCGCGGGGCCGCATCGTCCTGATGAAAGAAGTGCTGGAAGGCACGCTGCCGCTGGCCGACGCCGCGCCGCACCTGGACCGTTGCCTGGGGTGCCAGGGCTGCGTGACCGCCTGCCCCAGTGGCGTGCCCTACGGCGAACTCATCACGGCCTTTCGCGGCTGGAGTGAGCCACAGCGGCAGCGGAGCGCCCTTGACCGGGGCAAACGCTGGGCGATTCTCAGGGCGCTCCCTGCGCCTAGACTGTTCAGTCTGGCCGCGCGGGTGGGGCAGTTTGCCAAGCCACTGGCGCCTGCATTGCCAGCGGCCCTGCGCGCGCCCCTGGACCTGCTGCCTGAAAGGGTGCCTGCCCTGCACTCCAGTCCAAAGGTCACGCGGGCCAGGGGCCAGCAGCGCGGCCGGGTGGCCTTTCTCGTGGGCTGCGCGCAGCAGGCGCTGGCCCCCAACTTTAATGCGGCGACCCTGCGCGTGCTGGCCCAGAACGGCATTGAGGTCGTCGTGCCAGACGGCCAGGGGTGCTGCGGCGCAGCGGCGCTGCACACGGGCGCGCGTGCGGAGGCCCTGAGCCTGGTCCGGGCCAACCTCTCGGCCTTTGACCCCGGCGAATACGACGCCATTCTGTCCAACGCTGCTGGGTGCGGGGCGGGCCTCAAAGAATACCCGGCGGTCCTGCACGGCGAGCCCGATGAGCCCCAGGCGCGCGCCTTTGCCGCCAAGGTGATGGATGTGAGTGAATATCTGTTTCAACTGCTGCAAGCGGGCGACCTGGCCCCGCCGCTGCCGGCCTCGCGGCCCCTGCAGGTGGCTTACCACGACGCCTGCCACCTGGCTCACGCCCAGGGGGTGCGGGCCGCGCCGCGCGCCCTATTGCGGTTCATTCCGGGTGTCAGTGTGCTGGAAGTCCCCGAAGGCGACCTCTGCTGCGGCAGCGCCGGAACCTACAACTTGGAACAGCCGGAGCTGGCCAGCCAACTGGGCGCCCGCAAGGCGAGCCATATTCTCTCTGTTCAGCCGGACCTGATTGCGTCGGGCAACATCGGCTGCCACACCCAGATTCAGAGCCATGTTCGCCGCGCACGCAGCCGCGTGCCGGTGATGCATACGGTCGAAGTGCTCGACCTGGCCTACCGGGGGGAGCTGTGA